Part of the Burkholderia humptydooensis genome, AAGAGGGGTTGTACGGCGTCGGCCGAGAAGAACCCGGAATGTGACGTTGTTGGAATCTCTTCCTGAAGAAGATAATCGTTTCGAGTAGCGATGTCCGCCGATCAGCTTGAATGGCCGACACGACGCGGCAGTCGCGGCAGTCGCGGCAGTCGCGGAAGTCGGGGAAGTAGCGGGAAAAAGAGGACGGCATCGAACGATGCGATGCCGTCGCGGAGATCAGCAACATCCCGTGAAAAAGGGGACTCGTGATGTCTCGTCAAATCTTGTCGGCTTGGCCGGGGTTGGGCTCGATGCGTGTGTATGCGTCGGTTTGCTTTGTGCGCCGTCACGCCACGCTGAGCGATTCATGATTTTTTGATGATCGATGCGCGTTGTGCCCGCCGTCGATGCGGCCGCTGACGCGAATCTCCCCGTTCGAATCCATTGCATGCGCGTTGCGCTCCACGAAGCCGGGGCGTCAGGCGCCGTGTCCGCTTGTTTCGAATGTGGCGCGTGAGAATCGGCCGGCGGCGCATATTCGGATGTCCGAATGTTGTTGGAGTTGAGCAGACGTTGTGAAAGGGTGCATGCAGCCATGCTTTTCAATCGCCAATCCTTCCTGTTTAGGAGAATGAAATGAAAAAGACTTTTGCCGCAGCCGTTTCCGCCGTACTTCTGGCCTCGTCCTACGCGCACGCCGACACGTTGTGCACGTCCGGTACGATCACGAAGCTCTTCGTCGACAATACCGGCGTCATGGAGGTGACCGTCGGCAACCTCGCGTATCGGAACGGAAACAAGGATACCTATTCGATCATCACGTCGGCGTTCGTCGCGAACAAGCAGTTATATATCTACGCGCCCAATTGCCAGCCGGATTCGACGATGGGGAGCTTCGCCGTGCGGTAACGCGGGCCGCATACGCGGGCGAGGAGCGCGCGACGTTCTTCGTTCGAGTCGTGAAGTCGCCTGATGGTTCGCGCTTTCGCGATGAAGAAGCGCGCGCTTGCGCGTTTCTTCTCGAAATCGGCGGGACGGCGCACGCCGGCGCGTTCGCGCAGGCCGGAAATGAAACGGCCCGCGGCGCTTCAAGCGCCGCGGGCCGCCGGAGCTTGCCCGCCGCTGCGATCGGCGTCACGCGGGCGGGGGAGTCGAGCCGCTCATTCGTCCGCCGGCCGCGTATGCGTATAGCGGTTCAGGATCGGAATCATTTGCGCATAGATCTTCGGATTCGCAGCGACGATCTCGCGCCGGTGCAGGAAATCGGAGTCGCCCGTGTAATTGCCGACGAGGCCGCCCGCCTCGGTGATGAGCAGGCTGCCCGCCGCGACATCCCACACGTTGATGCCTTGCTCGAAGAAGCCGTCGAGGCGGCCCGCCGCGACGTTCGCAAGATCGAGCGCGGCCGCGCCCGGACGGCGCAACCCGGTGCACGCCTGCGTCATCTCGGTGAAGAGGCGCGAGTAGGCGTCGAGGCCGTCTTTTTCGCGGAACGGAAAGCCCGTGCCGACCAGCGCGTCCGCGAGGCGGTCGCGCCGTCCGACGCGGATGCGCCGATCGTTCAGGTACGCGCCGCGGCCGCGCGTCGCGGTGAAGAGGTCGTTGTGGTTCGGGTCGTAGACCACCGCCTGCGTGACGACGCCCTTGTGCGCGAGCGCGATCGACACGCAGTAGTACGGAAAACCATGAATGAAGTTCGTCGTGCCGTCGAGCGGATCGATGATCCACTGGAATTCGGATTCGTCGCCCGACTCGCCGGACTCTTCGGCGAGGATCGCGTGATCGGGATAGGCGGTCTTCAGCGTTTCGATGATCGCGTCTTCAGCCGCCTTGTCGACTTCCGTCACGAAATCGTTCTGCTGCTTCTTGCGAATCTCGATCAGATCGAGATCGAGCGAGGCGCGATTGATGATCTGTCCGGCGCGACGAGCCGCCTTGACAGCGATGTTGAGCATGGGATGCATGAGCCTGAATCCTGAAGCCGGCGACGCGAGGCCGCCACGAGGGTGATCGAACCAGCGAAGCGGCGCCGCGCGCACGGGAGGGCGGCAGGCGGGCGTTTCGCCGACGGAAGACGAATTGGCAAAGAGCGGGTGCAGCGGGTGCGGGCCGAACAGCGCGAGCGCCGCATGCAAAAACGCGATTTTACCCGACTCGCGGCAGTTTTTTGCGAAACGGTCGCGCATACCGTTCGATCGTCCGTTCGGACGAGTGGGTTTGCCGGCGAGTTGGCGATACCATACCGGCATCCTGATCAGTCGAATGAACGCTTTGGAATCTCAGCAGAAACCGTCCGCGCCGTCCGGCGGCGCGGCCACATCCCGTCCGGCGCGGGCCGCGCGCGGCGGATTCACGTCGACGCGCTTCGTGCTCATCGAGCCGAGCCACCCCGGCAACGTCGGCGCGGCGGCGCGCGCGCTGAAGACGATGGGCTTTTCGCGCCTCGTGCTCGTCGCGCCGCGCGTGCCGCGCGTGCAGAGCGATCCGGAGGCGCTCGCGATGGCGAGCGGCGCCGACGACGTGCTCGCGTCCGCGCACGTCGTGCCGACGCTCGCCGACGCGCTGAACGGCGTGCAATGGTCGCTCGGGCTCACTGCGCGTTCGCGCGAGTACGGGCCGCCGCGGCTCGCGCCCCGCGCGGCGGCCGCAAGCGCGCTCCAGCAGGTGCGCACGGGCGACATCGCGCTCGTGTTCGGCAACGAGCGCACTGGCCTGTCGAACGAGCACGTCGAGCGCTGCAGCGCGATTGCGCACATTCCGGCAAACCCCGCATACAGCTCGCTCAATCTCGCGCAGGCGGTGCAGGTGCTCGCGTACGAGCTGCGCGTCGCGCTGCTCGAAGACGACGAGTCCGCCGCGCCGCCGGACGCCGCGCTCGGCACGCTCGCGCAAAGCGACGAGATCGAGCGGATGTTCGTTCATCTCGAAAATGCGCTGATCGCGCTCGATTTCCTCGATCCGCGCAATCCAAAGAAGCTGATGTCGCGGTTGCGGCGGCTCTTTGCGCGAACGGGGATCGAACGCGAGGAAGTGAACATCGTTCGCGGGATCGCGAAGCACATCCTGCTGAAGGCGGGCGGTGCGGACGCGCGCGCGGGCGTTTCGGGCGACGGCGAAAGCGGCCCGGGCGATGCGGACTATTCCGGCCGCGACGCCGGGCGGGACGACTGACGCGGCGCGGCCCCGCGGCCGGCCATACCCGCGGCCGCAGCAGGGAGAACGCGGCGCCTGCTGCGCGTTCGCGGCGGCGGCTCTACAATCGTCCTCGTGTCATAAGCAAAGCTGTCAAAACGATAACGCAACGACAGCGCGATAACGGCTCCGCCCGGCGGCCGCGCACCGGGTTTCCTTCTTCCATCGTCACCACCATGTTCACGAGACTTCGCGAAGACGTCGTTACGATCCGTGAGCGCGATCCCGCCGCCCGCAGCGCCTGGGAAGTGCTCACGTGCTATCCGGGGCTGCACGCGCTCGTGTTTCACCGGATCGCGCACGCGTGCTGGCGTTCCGGCTGGCGCTGGCTAGGCCGGTTCGTGTCGCAGGTCGGCCGCTTCCTGACCGGCATCGAAATCCACCCGGGGGCGACGCTCGGCCGGCGCGTGTTCATCGATCACGGGATGGGCGTCGTGATCGGCGAGACGGCCGTTGTCGGCGATGACTGCACGATCTACCAGGGCGTGACGCTCGGCGGCACGTTGCTCACGCGCGGCGCGAAGCGTCACCCGACGCTCGAGCGCGGCGTGATCGTCGGTGCGGGCGCGAAGGTGCTGGGCGGCTTTACGGTCGGCGCGGGCGCGAAGATCGGCTCGAATGCGGTCGTCGTGAAGCCGGTGCCGGCGGGCGGTACCGCGGTCGGCAATCCGGCGCGGGTCGTCGTGCCCGCCGATGCGAAACGCACGCCCGAGCGCGCGGCGTTCTGCGCGTACGGAATCACGCCGAACGCCGACGATCCGATGTCGCTCGCGATTCACGGCCTCATCGATCATGCGGCAAAGGAGGCGCAGCGCGTCGACGAAATCGTTGTCGCGCTTGAGCGTCTGGGCGCGCACCTGGATGCGCTGCAAGGCTCGGACGGCGCGCGACTCGATTTGCGTCGCCTGTCCGCCGCGTTCGAGGGCCGAGCGCTGGACGGGAAGGCTGCCGAGCGCTGAGCGGGAGCGCGCGGGTCGCGTTCGCCCGGCCGGCACACCCGGCTGCGGCCGCCTGGTGGGCTTTTGAAAGCCCGGCCTCTTGAAGGCGCGCGACGCTCAATCGAGCGGCCGTGCGCGTATCCCTTCTGCGTCGATGCACAGATAGCCGCCGCGTCGCGGCCCGTGGTCCAGTTCCCAATCCGGCAGTACCCAGCGCACGCCGCCCGCCTCGACATGCCGCGCCGGCTTGTGCGTGTGCCCGTGGATGATCGTGCGCGCGCCGCTGCGCCTGAAGAGCGCGGCGATGCCCTTGCGCGTCACGTCGTAGCGCGGCGATGCGGGGCGCATCCGGCCGGATTCGCTCGATGCGCGCATCCGTTCGGCGAGCGCGCGGCGCCACGCGAACGGGCATGCGAGAAAGAGCCGCTGCGCCATGCCGTTGCGCGCGAAGCGGCGAAACCACTGGTAGCCGCGATCGGCCGTGCACTGCGCATCGCCGTGCGCGAGCGCGATGCGGTTGCCGAACGCGACGACGACGGACGGATCCGGAATCAGGAGCGCGCCCGCCGCCTTCATGAAGCGCTTGCCGAGCAGGAAGTCGCGATTGCCGCGCATCACGTAGAGCGCGATGCCGCGTTCGGAGAACGTGTGCAGCAATTCCGCCATCCGTGCGGCGAACGGATCGTGATCGAGGATGTCGTCGCCGATCCAGTATTCGAACAGATCGCCGAGGATGAACACCGAATCCGCACTGTCGGCCGTCACGCGCACGAAGTGCTCGAACGCGGCGACCGTGTGCGGAATCGCGTCGCTCAGATGCAGATCGGAGACGAACAGGAACGGGCGCGCCGCGTGCGCGAGCCCGCGCTCGCCCGGCACGCCCGCAAACACGCTTCGCGGCGGTGTTTCCTGCAACATCCCGATGCCTCGTCGCGCCGTCTTCAGACCACGACAGCCTTCTCGATCACGACGTCGTCGTTCGGCACGTCCTGATGGAAGCCCTTGCTGCCCGTCTTGACGGCCTTGATCTTGTCGACGATATCCTGGCCCTCGACGACCTTGCCGAACACGGCGTAGCCCCAGCCCTGCGGCGTCGGCGACGAGTGGTTCAGGAAGTCGTTGTCGTTCACGTTGATGAAGAACTGCGCGGTCGCCGAGTGCGGATCGTTCGTGCGCGCCATCGCGATCGTGTACGTGTCGTTCTTCAGGCCGTTGTTCGCTTCGTTTGTGATCGGCGCGTCGGTCGGCTTTTGCTTCAGGCCCGGCTCGAAGCCGCCGCCCTGGATCATGAAGCCGTTGATCACGCGGTGGAAGATCGTGCCGTCGTAGTGGCCCTTCTTCACGTAGTTCAGGAAGTTCTCGACCGTCTTCGGCGCTTTCGCCTCGTCGAGTTCGAGCTTGATGACGCCGTGGTTCGTATGCAGTTCGATCATGATGAATTCCTTCGATGGATGGGGTTTAAACGGCGCGCGGCCGCTCGGGACGACGCGGCCGCGCGAAAGAGTCTGGCTGGCTTATTTCGAGACGATCGTCGCCGATTCGATCACGATCGGCTTTTCCGGCACGTCGCGCATCGGGCCGCGCACCGTCGTCGTCGTGGCCTCGATCTTCTTCACGACGTCCATGCCCGACACGACCTTGCCGAACACCGCGTAGCCGTTGCCGTCCGGATTCGGATAGTCGAGGCTCGCGTTGTCGACGGTGTTGATGAAGAACTGCGCGGTCGCCGAGTTCGGATCGCTCGTGCGCGCCATCGCGATCGTGCCCGTCGCGTTCTTCAGGCCGTTCTTGCTCTCGAGCGGGATCGGCGCGCGGGTCGGCTTTTCGTCGAAGTTCGTCTTGTAGCCGCCGCCCTGGATCATGAAGCCCTTGATCACGCGATGGAAGATCGTGCCGTTGTACTGGCCCGCCTTCACGTAATCGAGGAAGTTGGCGACGGTCTTCGGCGCCTTCTCCGGATACAGCTCGATGCGGATGTCGCCCTGCGTGGTCTTCATCTGCACGACGGGGTGCGTCGCGGCCGATTGCGCGAACGCGGGGGCGGTCGCGAGGAGGGCGGCGCTGCCGAGCGCCAGCAACAGACGTTTCATAACGGTCCTCTGGGTGGGTGAAGGAAAGACGCGGCGGCCGCCGCGCGTCATTGCGTCATTGGGACGGCGCGACGTAAGGCGGCATCGCGAGCGTGCCGCTCGGCCCGCCGAACTGGAACGTCGGAGAGAGCGGCAGCGTGGTCGTCGTCACGTTCGCGGCCGCCCGGGCCGAATAGTCGCGCGCGGCCGGCGCCTGCGCGGCCGCCGATTTCGTTTTCGGCGGCGTGATGATCTTCTGCAGATCCGACAGGCGCTGCGCGGTCGCGCCCGTCGTGCGGCCGAGCGACTGCGCGCGTTTGTACGACTCGGCCGCGAGGCGCAGGTAGAGATCGCCGAGGTTCTCGTACGCGAGACCGTAGTTCGGGTTCGCATGCGTCGCCGTGACGAGCGCGCTGCGCGCGTCGTCGTAGCGGCCGTGCTTCGCGTAGAGCGCCGCCAGGTTGTTGTAGGGTTCCGGCAGTTCCGGATAGGCCTGCGTCAGCTCGACGAACTGCTTGATCGCGTCGTCGTCGCGGTTCAGCCGCGCGAGCACGGTGCCGCGCTTGAACTGCGCCTGCACGTCGCGCGGGTTCGACGCGATGCGCGCGTCGAGTTGCGCGAGCGCCTGCGCCCAGTTGCGATTCGCGATCGACGCGTCGATTTCCGGCGTGCCGTCGGTGGGGGCGGGCGCTTTCTGCGCAAGGGCCGCCGCGCCCGGAAAGAGCGCGAGCGCGGCGCTCACGGCGGCGGTCGCAACAAGGGTCGCAGCGCTCGGCGCGCGGCCGCGGGAAGGTTTCATAGGCTCAAATCGGAATGTTATACTCCGACCCATTCTAACAAAACGTCCGCGCGTTCCGGCGAGCCGCGGACAGTCTTTGCCTCTCGTGGCCGTCACCGCTTCGCTTGCGGATCGATCGCCGCATGTCATCCGAGGAAGCGCACGGCACGCGGCCCAGCCAGAAGTCCGGCCGGGTGCCGCATGCACGGCGGGCATCGCCAGGCGGTTTCCCTCGGCTCACTTTCGTCTCTATGGAATCACTGCGCATCTACAACACGCTCGCGCGTGACAAGCAAGTCTTCGTGCCGCGGCAGCCCGGCGAAGTGCGGATGTACGTCTGCGGGATCACCGTCTATGACTATTGCCATATCGGCCATGCGCGGATGGTGGTCGTGTTCGACGTCGTCCAGCGCTGGTTGCGCGCGGCCGGCTATCGCGTGACGTACGTGCGCAACATCACCGACATCGACGACAAGATCATCCGCCGCGCGGTCGAGAACGGCGAGACGATCCAGTCGCTCACGAGCCGCTTCACCCGCGCGATGAACGTGGATTTTGACGCGCTCGGCGTCGAGCGGCCGGACATCGAGCCGCGCGCGACCGATTTCATCCCGCAGATGCTCGGGATGATCGAGAAGCTCGAGGCGAACGGCTACGCGTACCAGGCGAAGGACGGCGACGTCAATTACTCGGTCCGCAAGTTCGCGAACTACGGCAAGCTGTCCGGCAAGTCGCTCGAGGACTTGCGCGCGGGCGAGCGCGTCGCCGCGAACGACGCGAAGGAAGATCCGCTCGATTTCGTGCTGTGGAAGCGCGCGAAGCCGCAGGATCCGGCCGGCGCGTCGTGGGAATCGAAGTACGGCGCGGGCCGTCCGGGCTGGCACATCGAATGCTCGGCGATGGGCTGCACGCTGCTCGGCGAGCACTTCGACATCCACGGCGGCGGCCAGGACCTGCAGTTCCCGCACCACGAGAACGAGATCGCGCAAAGCGAGGGCGCGACCGGACAAACTTTTGTCAATTATTGGATGCACAACGGTTTCGTGCAGGTCGATAGTGAGAAGATGTCGAAGTCGCTCGGCAACTTCTTCACGATCCGCGAAGTGCTGGAGAAGTTCGATGCCGAAGTCGTGCGCTTCTTCATCGTTCGCACCCACTATCGTTCGCCGCTCAATTACAGCGACGTTCATCTCGACGACGCGCGCGCGTCGCTCACGCGTCTTTACACGGCGCTGAAGGACGCGACGCCGGATGTGGCGCCGCTCGACTGGAGCGAGGCGCACGCGCGGCGTTTTGCGGCCGCGATGAACGACGACTTCAACACGGCGGTCGCGGTGGCCGTGCTGTTCGAGCTCGCGACCGAGGTGAACCGCACGCGCGAGCCGGCGCTCGCGCGCCAGCTCAAGCGGCTCGCGGGCGTGCTCGGCCTGCTCGGCCGCGAGCCGCGCGAGTTCCTGCAGCAAGCGGCGGGCGCCGCGCGCGCGGGCGCGCTCGAGCCGGAAGAGATCGAAGCGAAGATCGCCGCGCGCGTCGCGGCGAAGCAGGCGAAGAACTATGCCGAAGCGGACCGGATCCGCGCGGAACTGCTCGAAGCCGGGATCGCACTTGAAGACAAACCGGGCGGATCGACCGAGTGGCGTCGCGTATGAGCGCGCATGGTCTGTCCCGCTGATCGATTCGCCAGGTAGGAGGCTAGATGGCAACGGCCAGAAAAGCGCCGGCTAAGCGCGCGGCGACGCAGCCGCCGATTGCGGCCAAGCGGGCCGGCGCGCGTGCGCCGGCGGTGCACAAGGCGGGCGCGAAGCGCGCGGCGCCGAACGGCGCGGCCAATGGCGCCGCGCACAAGCCGAGCTTGCGCACGGCGGCTGCGAAGTCGGCGCGCGCGAAGGTCGATGGCGAGCGCGTCGCCGACGCATTGCCGCGCGAGGCCGCCGTAACCGCGGCGGAGCCCGCCGCGCGCAAGGCGCGCGTATCGGAGGCAGCCGTGCCCGTGCAGCTCTCCGACGCCGAGACGGTCGCGCGTCCGCCATACTGGGACAAGGCGTGCGCCGATCTCGTCAAGCGCGACCGGATTCTCAAGAAGCTGATCCCGAAGTTCGGTCCCGCGCATCTCGTCAAGCGCGGCGATTCGTTCGTCACGCTCGCGCGCTCGGTGGTCGGCCAGCAGATCTCGGTCGCCGCCGCGCAATCGGTTTGGGTCAAGATCGAGACCGCGTGCCCGAAGCTCGCGCCGCCGCAGATCATCAAGCTCGGCCAGGAAAAGCTGATCGCGTGCGGCCTGTCGAAGCGCAAGTCCGAATATATTCTCGATCTCGCCCGGCACTTCGTGTCGGGCGCGCTTCACGTCGACAAATGGGCGACGATGGACGACGAGGGCGTGATCGCCGAACTCACGCAGATTCGCGGGATCGGCCGCTGGACGGCCGAGATGTTCCTGATCTTCAACCTGTCGCGGCCGGACGTGCTGCCGCTCGACGATCTGGGGCTCATTCGCGCGATCAGCGTCAATTATTTCAGCGGCGAGCCCGTCACGCGCAGCGAGGCGCGCGAGGTGGCGGCGAACTGGGAGCCGTGGCGGACGGTCGCCACCTGGTACATGTGGCGCAGTCTCGATCCGCTGACCGCCGTTAACTGATCAAAGCTATTGCTTTTCGTCAATCGATAGTTGCGGCCCGGTCTTGCGTCCGGCGGGCGCGGTTAGAATACGCGCTGCCGCAAGATTCAAGGATTTCAGACACATGAAGACCACCTTTCTGGATTTCGAACAGCCGATCGCCGAGCTCGAGGCGAAAATCGAGGAACTGCGCTTCGTGCAGGACGATTCGGCTGTCGACATTTCGGAAGAGATCGAGCGGCTGTCGAAAAAGAGCCAGCAGCTCACGAAGGATCTGTACGCGAACCTGACGCCTTGGCAGGTGTCGCAGATCGCGCGCCATCCGCAGCGGCCGTATACGCTCGATTACGTGAGCGAGCTCTTCACCGATTTCCATGAACTGCACGGCGACCGCGCGTTCGCGGACGACCAGTCGATCGTCGGCGGCCTCGCCCGCTTCAACGGCCATGCGTGCATGGTGATCGGCCACCAGAAAGGCCGCGACACGAAGGAGCGCGCCGCACGCAATTTCGGGATGCCGCGCCCGGAGGGCTATCGGAAGGCGGAGCGCCTGATGCGCGTCGCCGAAAAGTTCGGGCTGCCGATCTTCACGTTCGTCGACACGCCGGGTGCGTATCCGGGCGTCGGCGCGGAAGAGCGCGGCCAGTCGGAGGCGATCGGCCACAGTCTGTACGTGATGGCCGAGCTGAAGACGCCGATCATCGCGACGGTGATCGGCGAGGGCGGCTCGGGCGGCGCGCTCGCGATCGCGGTTGCCGATACGGTGACGATGCTGCAGTTCTCGACGTACTCGGTGATCTCGCCGGAAGGGTGCGCGTCGATTCTGTGGAAGAGCGCCGCGAAGGCGCCGGAAGCGGCCGAGGCGCTCGGCCTGACCGCGCATCGGCTGAAGGCGCTCGGCCTCGTCGACAAGATCGTCAACGAGCCGCTCGGCGGCGCGCATCGCGATCCGAAGGGAATGGCCGCGCTGCTGCGCCGCGCGCTCGGCGATTCGCTGCGCCAGTTCCAGGGCATGAGTGTCGACGCGCTGCGCGAGCGCCGCTTCGGACGTCTGATGGCCTACGGCAAGTTCAAGGAAACGACGCCGCGCGCGTGAGCGCCGGGCCGTCGACTCACTAGGCGCGCCGCGCCTTCCCGCCGTGATTCCCCCGCATGAATTTTCCGCCGATCGCGTCGTGCTCGACGCGATCGGCGTCGCATTGTCCACGCTGCCCGACGATGCGCCGATCGCGATCGCGTATAGCGGCGGCCTCGATTCGACCGTGCTGCTGCACGCGGCCGCGCGCATCGCGGGCGCCGGGCGCTGCATCGCGCTGCATGTTCACCACGGCCTGAGCGCGAACGCCGACGCGTGGCTCGCGCATTGCGCGGAAACGGCGGAAGCGCTCGGCGTGCGGTTCGACGCGGCGCGCGTCGACGTGCCGTGCGCGAGCGGGCAGGGCGTCGAAGCGAGCGCGCGCGAGGCGCGCTATCGCGCGCTCGAGACGATGTGCGCGCGGCACGGCGCGCGCACGCTGTGGCTCGCGCAGCATGCGGACGATCAGGCGGAGACGGTGCTGCTGCAACTGCTGCGCGGCGCGGGCATCGCGGGGCTGGCGGCGATGGCGCCGCAGTACCGGCCGGCGCCCGCCGACGTCGTGCGCGTGCGGCCGCTGCTGCACCTGCTGCGTGCGCAGCTCGAGCGCTACGCGCAGCAGCATGCGCTGCGCTGGATTGACGACGAATCGAATGCAGATACGCGCTATGCGCGCAATGCGCTGCGCGTCGACGTGCTGCCCGCGCTTGCGCCGCACTTTCCCGGCTTTCGCGATGCGCTCGGCCGCACGGCGCAGCATGCGGCGGCGGCCCAGCGTCTGCTCGACGATCTCGCCGCGATCGATCTGCGCGCGGTCGCGCGCGACGACGCTCGCGTGTTGTCGCGTGATGCGCTCGTCGCGCTCGACGACGAGCGCGGCGCGAATCTGCTGCGCTACTGGATGCGCTCGCTCGGGCTGCCGGGCGCGTCGGCCGCGCGCCTTGCCGAGATGATGAAGCAGTTGCGCGCGGCGCGCGACGCGCATGCGCTGCGCGTCGATCATGCGGGATGGCGTCTGCGTCTCTATCGCGACGATGTTCAATGGGAAGCGGGTGACGGCGGCGCATCGCCAGCGGCGCGAACCGCGCGCGCCGCTGCGGCTGACGATGACGCCCGCGACGACGCGGCCGATGCCGCGGGCGCCGCGCGGCGGCTGGAATGCGTGCTCGCGTGGCGGGGGCAGGCGGTGTGGCGCCTGCCTGAATGGCGCGGCACCTTCGTGTTCAGCCCGGCGGCGGCGCACGAGCACGATGCGGTGCCGGAGGCGCTGCTCGCGGCCGCCGACCTGCGCGCCTGCGCGCGCGCGGGCGGCGAGCGGATGCGCACGTGGCAGGGCGGCCCCGGGCGCACGCTGAAGAATCTGTTCCAGGAGCGCGGCGTGCCCGCGTGGCAGCGCGACGTGCCGCTGTTGTACGTGGGCGAGCGGCTGCTGTTCGTGCCGCGCATCGGCGTGAACCGCGCGGTGCACGACGGCGCCGATACGCCGGGTGGCTGGCGGCGCATCGAATGGCGGCCGGACATGCTGATCGCTTGAGCGGCGCATCCGGCGCGCATCGCGGCGGATGCGCATCCCGTATTGGCGGAAAAAGGTTGCGATCCGGCCTGCCGACGTCCGCTCGGCTTGTCAAGCAGCCGTCGATCGGGTACGCTCAAGCGTTTGCTCGGCTCGACTTTCGAGCGTTTTGTGCAGGTTTCCCGCGTGACGTACCCGGTTTGCGCGGCCTGATCCGCCTTCTCCGGGCAAATCGCCACGCCCGCGTGCTGCGCCCCAGCCGTTCTTCCCGTCGTCCGTCCACAGCCACAAGCCGCGTGACCGAACGGCACCGCGGTCTGTCCAGTACGCCCGTGCGGCCCTTCTCCAGTTCTGAACGACAATGGCACTCATCGTACATAAATACGGCGGCACTTCGATGGGCTCGGTCGAGCGCATCAAGAACGTCGCGAAACGCGTCGCAAAATGGCATCAGGCCGGGCACCAGATGGTGGTCGTGCCGTCCGCGATGTCCGGCGAAACGAACCGCCTGCTCGGTCTCGCGAAAGAGATCTCGAGCCAGCCGAGCCCGCGCGAGCTCGACGTGATCGCGTCGACGGGCGAGCAGGTCAGCGTCGGCCTCTTGTCGATCGCGATGCAGGAAATCGGCGTCGAGGCGGTGAGCTACGCCGGCTGGCAGGTGCCCATCAAGACCGACAGCGCGTACACGAAGGCGCGCATTCATTCGATCGACGACGAGCGCGTGCGCCGCGATCTCGAAGCGGGCAAGGTCGTCATCATCACGGGTTTTCAGGGCGTCGATCCGAGCGGCCACATCACGACGCTCGGCCGCGGCGGCTCGGACACGTCGGCGGTCGCGGTCGCGGCGGCGCTCGAGGCGGACGAATGCCTGATCTATACGGACGTCGACGGGGTGTACACGACCGATCCGCGCGTCGTCGAAGAGGCGCGCCGGCTCGATAGCGTGACCTTCGAGGAAATGCTGGAAATGGCGAGCCTCGGCTCGAAAGTGCTGCAGATCCGCTCGGTCGAGTTCGCGGGCAAGTACCGCGTGAAGACGCGCGTGCTGTCGAGCCTCACCGATCCGCAGATTCCGCTCGACGAAGAGATGCGCTCGGGCACCCTGATTACTTTTGAAGAAGACGAGACCATGGAAAAGGCAGTCATTTCCGGCATTGCGTTCCAGCGCGACGAAGCGCGCATTGCGGTGATGGGCGTGCCCGACAAGCCGGGCATCGCATATCAGAT contains:
- a CDS encoding inositol monophosphatase family protein — protein: MHPMLNIAVKAARRAGQIINRASLDLDLIEIRKKQQNDFVTEVDKAAEDAIIETLKTAYPDHAILAEESGESGDESEFQWIIDPLDGTTNFIHGFPYYCVSIALAHKGVVTQAVVYDPNHNDLFTATRGRGAYLNDRRIRVGRRDRLADALVGTGFPFREKDGLDAYSRLFTEMTQACTGLRRPGAAALDLANVAAGRLDGFFEQGINVWDVAAGSLLITEAGGLVGNYTGDSDFLHRREIVAANPKIYAQMIPILNRYTHTRPADE
- a CDS encoding RNA methyltransferase, which gives rise to MESQQKPSAPSGGAATSRPARAARGGFTSTRFVLIEPSHPGNVGAAARALKTMGFSRLVLVAPRVPRVQSDPEALAMASGADDVLASAHVVPTLADALNGVQWSLGLTARSREYGPPRLAPRAAAASALQQVRTGDIALVFGNERTGLSNEHVERCSAIAHIPANPAYSSLNLAQAVQVLAYELRVALLEDDESAAPPDAALGTLAQSDEIERMFVHLENALIALDFLDPRNPKKLMSRLRRLFARTGIEREEVNIVRGIAKHILLKAGGADARAGVSGDGESGPGDADYSGRDAGRDD
- the cysE gene encoding serine O-acetyltransferase, which gives rise to MFTRLREDVVTIRERDPAARSAWEVLTCYPGLHALVFHRIAHACWRSGWRWLGRFVSQVGRFLTGIEIHPGATLGRRVFIDHGMGVVIGETAVVGDDCTIYQGVTLGGTLLTRGAKRHPTLERGVIVGAGAKVLGGFTVGAGAKIGSNAVVVKPVPAGGTAVGNPARVVVPADAKRTPERAAFCAYGITPNADDPMSLAIHGLIDHAAKEAQRVDEIVVALERLGAHLDALQGSDGARLDLRRLSAAFEGRALDGKAAER
- a CDS encoding UDP-2,3-diacylglucosamine diphosphatase — protein: MLQETPPRSVFAGVPGERGLAHAARPFLFVSDLHLSDAIPHTVAAFEHFVRVTADSADSVFILGDLFEYWIGDDILDHDPFAARMAELLHTFSERGIALYVMRGNRDFLLGKRFMKAAGALLIPDPSVVVAFGNRIALAHGDAQCTADRGYQWFRRFARNGMAQRLFLACPFAWRRALAERMRASSESGRMRPASPRYDVTRKGIAALFRRSGARTIIHGHTHKPARHVEAGGVRWVLPDWELDHGPRRGGYLCIDAEGIRARPLD
- a CDS encoding peptidylprolyl isomerase; protein product: MIELHTNHGVIKLELDEAKAPKTVENFLNYVKKGHYDGTIFHRVINGFMIQGGGFEPGLKQKPTDAPITNEANNGLKNDTYTIAMARTNDPHSATAQFFINVNDNDFLNHSSPTPQGWGYAVFGKVVEGQDIVDKIKAVKTGSKGFHQDVPNDDVVIEKAVVV
- a CDS encoding peptidylprolyl isomerase, with amino-acid sequence MKRLLLALGSAALLATAPAFAQSAATHPVVQMKTTQGDIRIELYPEKAPKTVANFLDYVKAGQYNGTIFHRVIKGFMIQGGGYKTNFDEKPTRAPIPLESKNGLKNATGTIAMARTSDPNSATAQFFINTVDNASLDYPNPDGNGYAVFGKVVSGMDVVKKIEATTTTVRGPMRDVPEKPIVIESATIVSK
- a CDS encoding tetratricopeptide repeat protein; the protein is MKPSRGRAPSAATLVATAAVSAALALFPGAAALAQKAPAPTDGTPEIDASIANRNWAQALAQLDARIASNPRDVQAQFKRGTVLARLNRDDDAIKQFVELTQAYPELPEPYNNLAALYAKHGRYDDARSALVTATHANPNYGLAYENLGDLYLRLAAESYKRAQSLGRTTGATAQRLSDLQKIITPPKTKSAAAQAPAARDYSARAAANVTTTTLPLSPTFQFGGPSGTLAMPPYVAPSQ
- the cysS gene encoding cysteine--tRNA ligase, with protein sequence MESLRIYNTLARDKQVFVPRQPGEVRMYVCGITVYDYCHIGHARMVVVFDVVQRWLRAAGYRVTYVRNITDIDDKIIRRAVENGETIQSLTSRFTRAMNVDFDALGVERPDIEPRATDFIPQMLGMIEKLEANGYAYQAKDGDVNYSVRKFANYGKLSGKSLEDLRAGERVAANDAKEDPLDFVLWKRAKPQDPAGASWESKYGAGRPGWHIECSAMGCTLLGEHFDIHGGGQDLQFPHHENEIAQSEGATGQTFVNYWMHNGFVQVDSEKMSKSLGNFFTIREVLEKFDAEVVRFFIVRTHYRSPLNYSDVHLDDARASLTRLYTALKDATPDVAPLDWSEAHARRFAAAMNDDFNTAVAVAVLFELATEVNRTREPALARQLKRLAGVLGLLGREPREFLQQAAGAARAGALEPEEIEAKIAARVAAKQAKNYAEADRIRAELLEAGIALEDKPGGSTEWRRV